One genomic region from Chthonomonas calidirosea T49 encodes:
- a CDS encoding efflux RND transporter periplasmic adaptor subunit, translated as MKLFWWLLIGASLFVAYTAYRMRQAGLRLHLTLRQLVTGLLGTLLLLGALFLAHWVVAKHTVPGHMSVIEAQAMDMSAMHAPEGAVPVAVFTARYAPFDASVRYAANAVAYQEDAINPRVTGLLEWMPFYPNMPVHKGQVLARLDTAELRTKLAAEEAALAEAEHAVLEAQAQYRQAESAYQQAQAQVKQAQAQEREAQADLTIAQQDLMAHHEEAKIAEANLDSALAQRDEAQGRLAAAKANLAYWARQKQRDNDLLAKGFLSQQQAQQDEVQFQNATSEVAAATSRLQSAEAAIRSAKAQQAQVQIGLQQDEAMIAQKQAALQAAQVQVQQAQQGVSAAKSARDAAQQAVVRQEAAVAQAKAQLRTAQVILGYTTLRADCDGVVTQRLISPGTLVQPGQTILMVDQIDPIRVQAQVAQEDAERLHVGDPVLIRTSGPHPLVYRSHLSAIFPSADPTAHTTIVEALVANPNGLLHPGDYLTLQVIYAKSARALIVPSSAIVYQPQPTSPILATKATPAVWVMRRGRPQRIVYTCTMHPQVQLDHPGKCPI; from the coding sequence ATGAAGCTGTTTTGGTGGCTGCTTATCGGGGCTAGCCTCTTTGTGGCCTACACGGCCTACCGAATGCGCCAGGCTGGTTTACGCCTGCACCTAACGCTGCGCCAGCTTGTTACGGGATTGCTGGGCACACTTTTGCTACTCGGTGCGCTCTTTCTCGCCCATTGGGTCGTTGCAAAGCATACTGTGCCAGGACATATGAGCGTTATCGAGGCACAAGCCATGGATATGTCGGCCATGCATGCCCCAGAAGGCGCGGTGCCGGTGGCTGTCTTCACTGCGCGCTATGCACCCTTTGACGCCTCTGTGCGCTATGCGGCCAACGCTGTCGCCTATCAAGAAGATGCGATCAACCCGCGTGTAACTGGCCTATTGGAATGGATGCCCTTCTACCCCAATATGCCGGTTCATAAAGGACAGGTGTTAGCGCGACTCGATACAGCCGAGTTACGCACCAAGCTGGCCGCCGAGGAGGCCGCTTTGGCAGAGGCTGAGCATGCTGTGTTGGAGGCCCAAGCGCAGTATCGTCAGGCCGAGTCGGCTTACCAACAGGCACAAGCTCAGGTGAAACAAGCTCAAGCACAAGAAAGAGAGGCTCAGGCCGACCTGACGATAGCTCAACAAGACCTGATGGCGCATCACGAAGAGGCCAAGATCGCAGAGGCCAACCTCGATAGCGCTCTGGCCCAGCGCGATGAAGCCCAAGGACGCCTTGCGGCCGCCAAGGCGAACCTAGCTTACTGGGCTCGACAAAAGCAACGCGATAACGACCTACTTGCGAAGGGATTTCTCTCTCAACAGCAGGCGCAGCAGGATGAGGTGCAGTTTCAGAACGCGACTTCGGAGGTCGCCGCCGCCACAAGCCGCTTACAAAGCGCCGAAGCTGCCATTCGCTCGGCCAAGGCGCAGCAGGCTCAGGTGCAGATCGGGCTGCAGCAGGACGAAGCGATGATCGCCCAAAAACAGGCGGCATTGCAGGCCGCTCAGGTACAAGTGCAGCAGGCACAACAGGGCGTATCCGCTGCGAAATCGGCGCGTGATGCCGCCCAACAGGCGGTTGTTCGCCAAGAGGCTGCTGTAGCCCAGGCAAAAGCGCAACTTCGAACAGCGCAGGTGATCTTGGGCTACACCACCCTGCGGGCAGATTGCGATGGCGTAGTTACGCAACGCCTTATTAGCCCTGGCACGCTTGTGCAGCCTGGGCAGACCATCCTGATGGTAGATCAGATAGACCCTATTCGCGTGCAGGCCCAAGTGGCTCAAGAGGATGCCGAGCGGCTGCATGTGGGCGATCCTGTGCTCATTCGTACTAGCGGACCACATCCGCTTGTCTACCGGTCCCACCTATCGGCCATCTTTCCAAGCGCCGATCCGACCGCCCATACCACTATCGTGGAAGCCCTTGTTGCCAATCCGAATGGCCTCCTACACCCTGGCGACTACCTTACACTTCAGGTGATCTATGCCAAAAGCGCTCGTGCGCTTATTGTGCCCTCTTCGGCCATTGTCTATCAGCCGCAACCTACCAGTCCCATTCTTGCGACGAAGGCTACGCCAGCTGTATGGGTTATGCGGCGTGGACGTCCTCAGCGCATCGTCTACACCTGCACCATGCATCCGCAAGTACAGCTGGATCATCCAGGAAAATGCCCCATATGA
- a CDS encoding YkgJ family cysteine cluster protein, with the protein MSLDHRSLATRLNGLIWLEVCNGCTQCSLRCAAGTQASRAEWEAIRRYVAQLSASEREAFEQTLKQSKQQSLGDGIEVTLCRFLDRKTNLCTIYPVRPLVCRLMGHVEWLPCPIHKIEHPMPRAAALEILEVYAQTERHSFEEWEQIAPLLDGVADSRT; encoded by the coding sequence ATGTCCCTAGACCACCGCTCGTTAGCCACACGTTTGAATGGCCTTATTTGGCTCGAGGTGTGCAACGGCTGTACCCAGTGTAGCCTCCGCTGTGCTGCAGGCACGCAGGCTTCACGCGCGGAGTGGGAGGCTATACGTCGCTATGTGGCGCAACTGAGTGCTTCAGAACGCGAAGCGTTTGAACAGACGCTCAAGCAGTCAAAACAACAGTCACTCGGCGATGGCATAGAGGTAACCCTGTGTCGTTTTTTGGATAGGAAGACCAACCTCTGTACCATTTATCCGGTGCGTCCACTGGTATGTCGGCTTATGGGGCATGTAGAGTGGCTGCCGTGTCCTATCCACAAGATAGAGCACCCGATGCCACGTGCAGCCGCTCTTGAGATTTTGGAGGTCTACGCCCAGACCGAGCGCCATTCTTTTGAGGAGTGGGAGCAGATCGCGCCGTTGTTGGATGGCGTGGCAGACAGTAGAACCTAG